The DNA window TAAGGTTTGAAGTTATTTTTTTTTACTCTGTTTTTAATGCTACGCTCAATATTTTCAATTTTTCAACTCCTGCGTGTCCACTGCCAACTCCTGCGTGTCCACTGCCAACTCCTGCGTGTCCACTGCCAGCTCCTGCGTGTCCACTGCCAACTCCTGCGTGTCCACTGCTAACTCCTGCGTGTCCACTGCTAACTCCTGCGTGTCCACTGCCAACTCCTGCGTGTCCACTGCCAACTCCTGCGTGTTCACTGCCAACTCCTGCGTGTTCACTGCCAACTCCTGCGTATTCACTGCCAACTCCTGACCATCTACTATCGAAACTGTTTTACGTATATTTTGTCTTTATTACAATTCCGTTTGCCATGATGAAGTTTATATGCCTGCCCTGAAATTTGTTTTCCCATTGCTCTAGTTTCATCCGCTTCTCCTGAAGTTCATTTTGCCGTTTCTGAATTTCTATTTGCCGCCTGTCAAAATCCATTTCCCATTTTTGAATTTCAATCTGCCTGCTTATGTATTCGTTCTCGAGCATTATTCAACGATTAATTTTCCTGTTCCAATAGTATTTCCTTCAGAAACTATTTTCATGAAGTAAATTCCATTCCGCAAATTGTTTTTGCTGATGATAGCTTTATCAGAATTATTTACAACCACCTGCCGGACTTCTTTTCCAAGCATATCCATCACTTTCACTTCAGCATGAGGAATAATATTTCCAAAGAAAATGGTTGTTATATCACTAAACGGGTTAGGATAAACTGCAAAGTTGGGCGAACCGGTATTTATAATTCCAACCGTAAATCCCACCGTAACCGTGTCGCATTTAGCACAGCCGTTCACATCGGTCACACACACTGTGTAGGTGCCGGGAAGCAATCCGTTAGCAATTTGATTGGTGGTTCCATTGCTCCACAGATAGGTTAAAGGAGGATTTCCGGTTGCGAATGCTCCGGCACTACCGTCCGCACAAGATGAACAGGTTGCGTTAGTAGGTGCTAACATAAAAACTGTTGGAGGAGTTGTTACAGTAATAGAAATTATTGCTGTATCAGAACAATTACCTCCGTTGCTTACAATCACTGTGTAGGTTGTGTTTGATATAGGAGAAATTGAAATTGATGCAGTGGTTACTCCGGTATTCCACATATAAAATATTCCTCCTGAGGCAATGAGCGTGGAAGAATCTCCAAGACAGGCGGTGCTGCTTCCGCTGATAGCCGCTACCGGAACAGGCATAACCGTAATAGTTACATTATCTGAAGAAGAACATCCGTTGGCATCAACCACCAAAACAGTGTATGTAGTTGTAACGCCTGGTGTAGCCATCGGATTAGAAAGCGTGTTGTCGTTCAAACTTCCTACGGGTGTCCATACATACGTATAGGCGCCTGTTCCTCCGGTTGCATTTACATTTAACATGGTGCTGTCGCCCATACAAATCGTAATGCCATTAGATGCAGTTGCAGCTAAAACAACAGGCTCATTAATGGTGACGGATTGAATAACAATACATCCGCCAGCATCCGTAACAGTGCAGTTATAATTTCCTGCAGAAAGGTTGGTTGCGGTTGAACTTGTTCCTCCGGATGGAGACCATGAATAGGTGTAAGGAGAAGTTCCCAAAGTGGCAGTTACAGTTGCACTGCCATCATTTCCTCCGTTGCAGGATACATCTGCCTGCGAAGTAATAGTTGCTCCCAAAGTAGAATTATTATTTACAATTACCTGTGCTGTTTGTGTGCATCCGTTTGCATCGGTAACTGTTACGGAATAAATTCCTGCTGCAATCCCGGTAGCAGTTGTTGTAGTTTGTCCGGAAGGATTCCATAAATAAGAGTAAGGGGCAACTCCATTCGATGGGTTTGCCGTTGCATCCCCGTCAGCATTTCCGCAGGTAGCAGGAGTGCTGTTCGTATTAATAGAAATTGCAACTGGTTCATTCACCACAACCGAATCTATTTGTGAATTTCCGTTGGCATCATTAACCGTTACATAATAAGTTCCAGCGCAAAGTCCGGTTGCTGTTTGAGTAGTTTGCCCGTTGCTCCATTGGTAAGAATACGGAAGCATGGTTGCACCGCTCGGATTGGCAGCAGCCATTCCATCACAGCTACCGTTGCACAACGCATCGGTTGGGGTGAGCGCTACATCAAGACAGGAAGAAAATTTTGCAAGGAAGGCATCGTTATTGCCTCCGCCACCATAAATATCATCGTATCCGTTTGAAGAAGCAATACCGCTGTTGCTTGCTGTGTATCCTGCCATATAAATTTTACCCGCGCTTACTGTAACTCCATACGCAAAGTCGCCACCGGTTCCTCCGAGATATGTTGCACAATATCTTGTGCCGCTTGTATCAAACTTTACCACATAAGCATCCACATTTCCACCGAAGGTTGTTTGAAATCCATCTGAAGACGCCACGTTTGCATTGCTGCTGCTGCGTCCTGCCTGATAAATATTTCCCATGGCATCAGTGGTAACAGATAATCCCCATTCCTGAGTTCCTCCGCCATAATAGGTTCCCCATGTGATTGCTCCGCTTGTATCAAATCGTGCAAGGAAAGAATCATACGTTCCGCCTCCGTACGTTGTTTGATACGCGCCAGCCGTAGCGATGCCGCTGTTGCTCGCGGTTCTTCCGGATAAAAAAAGAATGTTTTGATATACCGCAACGCTGTGCCCCTGATCACCACTGCCACCTCCGAAATAAGTTCCCCAAATTCTTGTTCCGCTTGCATCAAACTTTACAAGATAAGCATCTGTTCCGCCTCCATAAACAGGCTGATATACTCCATTGC is part of the Bacteroidota bacterium genome and encodes:
- a CDS encoding T9SS type A sorting domain-containing protein, whose amino-acid sequence is MRKQNSKKVQSTKYKVQGIIATVFFTLYIILCTSYISFAQNTRQWGTYYGGTRTDNGYSIAYDASGNIYLAGYTSDSTSAIFTSGGFQNAYGGGANDAMLIKFDSSGNRLWATYYGGTGDDQGYAVTTDASDNVYITGYTSGANGIATAGGFQNTSGGGNDAFVAKFDASGNLLWGTYYGGNRSSYGQALAVDNADNLYLGGYTNDTLTGSISSGGFQNLNGGGTYDAFLVKFDASGSRLWGTYYGGSGTEAPNPPVVGANIGLAIDAADAVYMTGNTTSNNAISSSNGVYQPVYGGGTDAYLVKFDASGTRIWGTYFGGGSGDQGHSVAVYQNILFLSGRTASNSGIATAGAYQTTYGGGTYDSFLARFDTSGAITWGTYYGGGTQEWGLSVTTDAMGNIYQAGRSSSNANVASSDGFQTTFGGNVDAYVVKFDTSGTRYCATYLGGTGGDFAYGVTVSAGKIYMAGYTASNSGIASSNGYDDIYGGGGNNDAFLAKFSSCLDVALTPTDALCNGSCDGMAAANPSGATMLPYSYQWSNGQTTQTATGLCAGTYYVTVNDANGNSQIDSVVVNEPVAISINTNSTPATCGNADGDATANPSNGVAPYSYLWNPSGQTTTTATGIAAGIYSVTVTDANGCTQTAQVIVNNNSTLGATITSQADVSCNGGNDGSATVTATLGTSPYTYSWSPSGGTSSTATNLSAGNYNCTVTDAGGCIVIQSVTINEPVVLAATASNGITICMGDSTMLNVNATGGTGAYTYVWTPVGSLNDNTLSNPMATPGVTTTYTVLVVDANGCSSSDNVTITVMPVPVAAISGSSTACLGDSSTLIASGGIFYMWNTGVTTASISISPISNTTYTVIVSNGGNCSDTAIISITVTTPPTVFMLAPTNATCSSCADGSAGAFATGNPPLTYLWSNGTTNQIANGLLPGTYTVCVTDVNGCAKCDTVTVGFTVGIINTGSPNFAVYPNPFSDITTIFFGNIIPHAEVKVMDMLGKEVRQVVVNNSDKAIISKNNLRNGIYFMKIVSEGNTIGTGKLIVE